In the Arachis hypogaea cultivar Tifrunner chromosome 20, arahy.Tifrunner.gnm2.J5K5, whole genome shotgun sequence genome, CAAAGGAGGAAAGGGGAAAGGACGCGTGTGGGGAGGGGGGAGGGGAAAGGACGCGGGGTGGGGTGGGGGGAAGgagagagggggaaggggaaagggggaggGGGACAGCAGCATcgaagggggaaggggaaggggcgcagggtggggggaaggggagagggggaggagggaaaggggaaaggggggagggggacggcggtGGCGAAGCTTGGAGCCGCCATCGCCGTGGTGGTGCCGTCGCCGTTGGGGATCGCGAGGGAGAGAGGAGACGCGAGCCACTGCCGCCGCCTCGCAATCTCGCCGCCTCCACCTCGCAATTTCGCCGCCTGTTTTCTTGCTTCTGCTTTCTTGCTTTTTGTTTCCTGCTTTCTTGCTTCTGCtttcttgttttttgtttctgcttctttgtttggtgttgttgctgttgtttggtgttcttggtgttggtgttggttggTATTGATGGTGGTGtttgtgttggtggtggtggtggtggtggtggtgttggtggtggtggaggtaattgtgttggtagtggtgagggtatttttgtctaaaaaaaattaaaaggacaatacaaaaaaaaaacgttaaggatgattttaaatccaaaattacaatgaGGACGGTTTCGATTCGaaccctcaacgttagggaccaaaataatacttatcccttatttttaaattaataaattttaatttctaacatttttggtctatttatcttaaatttgattatttacaaaaatcttttatgtattttcaaaataaattataaattgattttgaaaatatttttaaaaaagatataatttaaaataaataaactcatttattttttattatgcaagatattaatttaatttaatttaatttataggtaccatattttataattattctttAATGATAAAGAACAGAATGAGCTATTGTTGTTTGAAGAGATAGAAGAACTCtcatttaacataaattttttcACATAAACAATTGAAAATATTTGTGCAAATACTTATGAAGGCAACACTTTAAAACTTGTATGCAATACAAATCAAGTCATTTATGAAgtcaaatttgtaaattttggtTAACCACAAGATCAATGTAGATAATTTACAAAATTCCATTGAGAAGCTCATAATATTTTGCAATACTTGAAGAAAAAATGTCTTCACAAATCCAAGTgttatattcatattttttagaaagttttaaaattcagTTGTTGTAATGTTGCACAGAAAAGGCTTATAgttaaagttgtttgctctaccACCATTAGCAATTacgtcaataaattttttttttcacttgggagatttttctaaatttatttggtgTCAATATCTTAGAAATTTAGGTATATAAATACTagtttttataattcaataaccTCTTAgatttaattgttattattatgattTCTACATCAACTTGATATAAGTATCAtatattaatgattaaataatataatttcttatCACATTTTagtgttaataaataaaatttttttagtatatattttgttattttttgtattttttatttattatatatttttaataatattttatttttttattaacaaaaatagtaTAAGAGAGTgacttttgaaaaatattaaaaatattcaaagggagtgttttgaaatttttaaaatttttaaaggactattttgagatttttttaactttttagagactattttgtactttattttaggGACTGATTTGTTCATCTCGCACAAGTAGACATTTAACAATTATATATGCAAGTTAACGTTTCACATCAGTAATTACCGTTAGTGACTAACGAAAGAAAATGatattatttgacaaaaataaatattagagattattttgtatattttaaaatttaaaaaattaaagagtctaattttaaaatttttaaagactaGTTTgggtaattatatattttttaagttggaATTTCAAATTGAGATTCGAAAAGAGGAAAGTGAGTGTTACAAGTCATGCAACATTgttcttaatttaatttgattttataatgTAGCATAAGTTTTGAAATCTTGTACCAAAAGGTTGACCGACAGCCAGATAAAATTTCTTAccaattttgttaataattaatcAAAGTATGCATGTTTGACTCCTTGAGAATTGTTTCTTCATTGTTTGTATGCAAAGTTGTTTAGGAGATCGTGTAATATGTTGAACAGaccctaaataaaaaatttaaagtaaaGAGAGGAAAAAATAAGTACCGCTCaactatatatttaaatatttttgtactcaaattcaattaaaaagatttaaatttaacaaaaattatttttattacaacatTGTATATATATACCCATttcaataacatttttttatcGTTATCtttgcattctttttttttcttctttttcgcatCCCTCCTCATCTTTcgcgttcttttttttttttgcgtattTTTTCTCAATTATTGTTCTTTTTATGTTGCTATTGTTGttgcgttttttattttttttcattttgattgAAGTTTATTTGGATTCAGAAATGCATTCGATGTGTTTTGTTGataattgagtcttttttattacttgttcaaaattgaactaattttgCTTCATTTGTGAAtaaattgaggttcacttgatgctgttgataagtattgaccaaattttttatttcttaagtaatttcggttcatttcttagtttaattgagtttCATTTGGATCTAGAAATAAATTgcatgtgtttttgttgatggttGAGTCTTTTGATTGCTTGTTCAAAAATGAACTAATTtaggttcatttgtgtgttaattgaggttcagtTGATGCTGCTATTAAGTTTTGACCaagttttttatttcttaagtaatttcggttcatttattagtttatttgagattcatttggatgtagaaatgaattcaatgtgtttttgttgatgattgcgTCTTTTTTTACTGGTTGTTCAAAACTGAACTAATTGAATGGAATGAAGTGGAATCTAATGccattgaataaagtgataatgaataatcattcttttttgttaaaaaaagtttGGTCAATACTCATCAACAGCagcaagtgaacctcaattaacacacaaatgaatcgaaattagttcagatttgaacaaacagttaaaaagactcaattattaacaaaaatacatcgaatttatttttagatctaaatgaacttcaattaaattaaaaaatgaaccgaaattacttaaagaataaaaaatttagtcaatattTATTAGCAGCAtcaaatgaatctcaattaacatacaaatgaatcaaaataaactaagaaataaaccgaaattatttaatggtgacataaaaattagaactaataaagatattagctaaatattggtgttgatgacaataataaaaaaaaaaaaaaagatgcaacattaaaaaaaagaggagaaagaggaggaggaggaagagaacaTGTGTACGcgaatgtagaagaagaagaagaggagaagaaaaaacaaacggagaagtaaaaagaaaaggagaaggagaaggagaaaaaagCGCTTAATTTAAAAAGTTGACTTGGATAGATTTGGAGTAGAGTTTCATTGGGAAAAGTATATGCCTGTTTGCATTAGTTTTTCTTGGATTCACCGTTATTGCACAAGATAGAATCTGGCTTACATGGACTTTAGAATTTGCTTCTCCTACGGTATCTCAAATCAACGGTATTTACTATGTTAATTAAGACATATAATATTCCCTCATATTgtttatatacttttttattggtaattttttttttgtatatatttaattattaacagCTGGGAACTTGAATTGTCATCTTATGCTTTTGAGTTTTATGCATGTCTTTTATTTGGATTTGATCGATCCTATTGTTATTTACACTATTTAATTAAAGTAACCAAAAGGCAAGTTGCTGCTGCTTAAGTTTGAGGCTTCAATTCGGCTTTAATTTTTTaggttaaaatattttgatagatGCTTCAATTATATCAATATCCTGTAACAACAAATTGTCATCTCTTTTTATTATGAATGCTAGTTTGATGCATTTAAATGGATATGACTAgtgaagagattttgaaaatataattagtGTAACTCTCAAAGTAAAATCATATTTAGAAAGTAACgcaattcttttttatatatgtatatatttgtagTTACAACTTGCAACGGTAATTGACTGGATAACAataacatataagataaaactATAAATAATATAAAGATAACATAAACTTATAACAATTATGAGATAGAATATAAACTAAAATATGTGTATTATAAGAAGTTTTAAATAAGAGAAAGTACAGGGAGCCAATGGTCTAagcatacaatgtgtacaattgaggtttaggaagtattagagatatgaccattagtgttacattgtcctatCAGATTACGCTTTTGGAATGAAtggtttcatgacatggtattagaattCTAGATCCGAAAGACCAAGAGTTCGATctttggtgaaccccaaaatcagcTTAAGCtattgggatgagtggttttatgacatgagatgtttattatccctggtatcggatggttattctagatagtataagtgatgttcattttattcatgaaCCAAAGATTtaacccattgtacacattgtacgcttaggccaTTAGTTCCCTAGCAGTACTCTTTAAATAAATATGTTCTTGTTTTATTATGCATCAGTTTTGCTCTCGACGTTTGAATGTTTCAATTCTAATCATAAGCATTAACTTTTCCCATAGTTAATGTGTAGAAGTGGAAGTGAAACTTATTTCAAACATAGAAGGTAAATTGATACATATGAAACATTAGAATATTTTTTCAACTTttgcaaaaattaagaataaaagtcATACCTTACTCTAAAGAAAATAATTGTAAGAATGCTTTTGTAAGACAAGAATGACATGATACTCGATATCTAGGTCTAGTAGATTcataaaagtaaagaacaaaCGAATATTCATAACACAAGATTTGTATTAGTAACCTAGTTTCAAAAACAACGAGTCTCAGCAAAATTTACTTGCTCTCTCACATCCCTCCACCATTTGCATTGCATCCTCGCGACGGTTCGCACGGCGAGGCCACTTATACATGTCCTCAACCATGCCAACTACATGAATTTGAGCAGACCATAAATGGATGGCTCCCTAATGAACCGGCCGAATAAACCATCAGAAGCAGATAAATGAATATGTAAGACACAGCCATGAACTACCTAAATCATGAGTTGTTGTCATCACTGTAATCACCAGAAAGAGAGAACCAAAACTTCGAAGGTGGATCATTTTCTGGTTTTGCTACAGGATTGGTAGCATACGTGAAGTCCCTATAGCGCAAAATAGTGGCATCATCACAAATGGTGGCAGTGACAATTCTAAGCCCATCTACAGCCATGGTATCGCAGCCAAATTTGGGAACCTCTTTCTCATCATTACAGCAAAACAAGGAATTTACATGAACACCGGTGTCAGATTCCCATACATTGACATACTCATCATGAGGACCCCCAGTAACCACTTTGTATGGATCCATGTGCAACAGTGTCACTTGCCCGCAATGTCCATCCAACTCAGCAACTGGATCTGGGTTCCATGCTTCTTGATTTCTCCTAATATCCCAGAGCATTGCTCTGCAACATCAACGATTCGGTCAGCGCTCATCATCCATATTACCAAATACCAACTAAAGATAACATAATATGTCAGACAGAGTTGAATAACAACTGAAGGAGGAAAATCTTATCACCAAGTTCCTACATATCATACCTGCCATCACCACCAGTGCATAGTAAAGATTTTGATGGTACAATATCAAATGAATAAAGCTTCGGTTGATGCACAGCTGCAGTCATAACTTTCTGCATTGTTCTTAAATCAACTGCAGTGACAGAGGAACCAGCTGCCACATACAGTAGCGATTCATGGCATTTCATGTTCACAGGTGCCCCACGAAGAGTAGTCATTCCCACACAACAGGATGATCGAGCAGAAGAAGACGTAGTCGTATCCCAGACCCTCACCTATTATAACTCCACAACTGTAAAAATACTGGTATAGAAAGATGATTTGAGAGTAAGTCTTAAACCAATAGTAAACTTTATAGTGGTCGTCTATTCAACCAAACTACCACAAACTTTCATTGCAGTTGATAAACCTTACACTTTTTCATTAACTAGTGTTGTAAGAAATGTTGCACTAAATTTGAGCCAAATTTACACTCAAATGGTTCATCAACATGATATCTAGCATAACACGATCAACAGCTAATAACTTAAAACGTAATAAGCATAAAACAGTAAGCCCCAAGTGTTTTGGATGGTGAAAGAAATATGTAAGAAACTTCCCATTTTGAAGCTATAAATAATATATGCTATAAATCAATCCTGTAAAAAGATGCTTCAAATCTGGACAGACAAAACTGAAGAATAATCGGCAAGTATGCATGGATTAGCTAAAACACCCTCATCTTAGTTATCTTTAGGAATAATATCAAAACGTATGAACTTAAGAAAAAGTGTTTTTCTCCTTTAAACAAGTGATGCCATTGCCATGTTGCTATGACCACAATATATATTAGAAACTGAACAAATTTATGAGAATCAAGACATTGAGTTTATGAAAATAGGACTGAATCAAGTAATCTGACAAAGTACATTAACAAGACAACATAAAAGAGACGAGAAGAACCTTAGCATCTCTTGAGATGGTCACCAAAAGTGAAGTTTTGTGCCTGAAAAGAATAGGATAGGATGGATGATGGATCTATGGTTATGAATTTATAATTAAAGTTAATGACTAACAAGACCACTTGTACTTATTTACAATTGAAGTTGAATATGCAAACACATGCACAATAGTGACAGAGACAgatatctcttttccttctacatAGCAAAATTAGTTGGTAAATATCATACAACGTTGCTCAAAACACATTTAAGTGTTGCCAAATTACTTCCTATTTCCTCTCCAGCACTGACAGTAATGTACCAATCACACTCATCAATTCAAGATATACAATAAAAAATCACAATGAGCCTGAatcgttatttattttttaattttttttaatattattaatagcaGAAAGGTTAGAGAATAATGTTTCTAattttacctagctacccaatatTTCATTTTCCTAACACAATCTTAGTGACATTTAGTTAGTTCAACAGAGGAAATCATACCCAGCAACCAACATCAACTCTACAGGTTTCTCGTGCCCATATAGTGTAGCTTTCAAAGATTGTTGTCTCTGTTTTCCACTTGAACTAAGGGACCATAGTCGAACAGTACCATCTTCTCCTCCACTTGCCAATACTTTGCAGGTATCATCTCCCAATAGTTTATCTGATAGTGACAACACTGGCCCATGGTGACCTCTCATACATCTTAGACAAGAACCCTAAAATGTGGCAAGAATAACATTTGAAAATAATCTCAGCATAAAAAAGTTGGTGACATAAAAAGTATCTGGCCACAAATAGCCAGAGGCGCACCTAGCACAAatgattttaaaagaaatttgttAAAAGTAAATAGAAATTTCTTAAAAGAACAACTGAAGTACGCTAATGCTTTCTCTTTGCCTCTTGTAAGAAGCATAGATTCTGTCGCAGTCTTTGGTTTCTTTGGATGTACTGATGCGTTCAGTACTTTAGTCGGAAAGGAGTTTTAGAGTTTTTAATAGTTCCTTCTCAACTATTGACTTTGTTTGGATAGGATTTACTTATTTGTATTTCTTTGGTGCTCAGCACCTGGATTGTTTAACATTGTGTCTCTAGCTAATAATCAGGATGATTGGCATGCATTGTCACATGGCTTGCTCCCTTAGGTCTTAACTTTTTCTGCATCCATATCAGGATATCTTATCCTCTTTTATAGGTTCTCTTTTCTTCTTACAAAATTGCAATTTCTATAAACTGAAATGCTTTCTCTTATAGtttatctctcttttctttttaatataatcTTAAACAAACTAATGAACATAGTAGACATCAGGAATACAACACAAGTTATTGATGATCGAATTTGTAACAAATGAAATAAAGTGATACCTTCTTCCCCCACAAGCGTATGGAGTGATCATAACTTGAGGTAACCAAAAACTTTTGCTCCCCTTCTGTTTCTCCACAAGATGTAAACACTCCGTTAAGGGGAAACAACCTGCCATTTGATTCCAAAGTTCATATTAACCTTATTTACACTGAAATCTATGCCTCCTTTAAAGTACAAATCGAAATTAAAAGAACATCGGTAGATATCATCAATCATGCTTTTCAGCAATTAAGTTCATTGTTTTCCCTTATTTGCATTAAAAAGACTTACTAGTTCCATCAGTGAAAAAAGTCCCCTTTTACTATTGACAATGGATCATAAGTCTCAAAGGGAAAAGATTAAACGAACAAAAGCATTAGACGAATACAGAACATGAAAGTGAGATGACAAAAAGAGAGGTCTGGGGAGACTGAACTTGAAGCTGGGAAGGAAACTCTGAAGAAGCGCCACCAAAAGGAGTATCTTCAGCAGTTTACACCACAGAAACTTAGTGGCTAAACATGAGGACTTTGAAGAGAATCACATACGTGTGAGAGTGATTAGGAGAAGCACAAGGACTTTGGGTTTGGGAAAGAATAGGGCTTTGATAGAGGAACAATTTCTTTTGAGTATTGAACAAAATCAAGAATTTATTAGTACATGCATATGCACGTGCATTTTCGCAGCCATTCACTTCTGTGACAAATTCCTGGAACATCATATAAACCTCAAGTTGTACTCCAGCTAACTAGAACCTGATGGAATCTTTTTGTAAATGAAAATAATCGAGCAACATATTACCACTTAGAAAACTTTTGACGCTATATCACGATAGGATAACTGAAAACATCACCAGAAGGTGTGTGTGTTAAACTTCAAGGCTCCACCCACTTTGTCCTCAGTTATTAATTACTATAATTTGAACAGCAACTAGCAACATATAAACAATTGGGAAATCATGAATAAATAACTGGTGATTTCAATTGCATTTCTAGTGAATTTGCTAGTAACAAAATACATAATACCAAGTGGTATATTGTGGATTCCAATTATCGTGCTGGTAAGtctagtaaaataattttaatttcacaTCCATTATAAGTTACCTTACCACGAGAAACATGATGAAATCCCGAGTTAATTATAGGATCCCTTTAGTGAGTTAGTTAGAGAAGTTACTCACCGTAAATAAAGGATATAGCAATTAGTTCATGTCTTTGATCATTTGCTACAGTTTATCTTTATCATTGTAACTCAAAAGTTCATCAATATACACTATCTTGGGATTCCAGTTCAAACACATT is a window encoding:
- the LOC112783846 gene encoding ribosome biogenesis protein ytm1; translated protein: MSASSPPTQPPTTPPTPTSLIDLDVDSLSHCLAHLSVRDVSALAMTCTSLKRLTYSDSVWLRFFREHWHLEVPWSSLNTLGARDLYLARRSALLQFKFLHPVSLQVYRHTSSRSNFNHLLLDKNHIFSARGSTVEMIDLDRDDPGSEDANLLFSGHRARITCMRLFPLNGVFTSCGETEGEQKFLVTSSYDHSIRLWGKKGSCLRCMRGHHGPVLSLSDKLLGDDTCKVLASGGEDGTVRLWSLSSSGKQRQQSLKATLYGHEKPVELMLVAGHKTSLLVTISRDAKVRVWDTTTSSSARSSCCVGMTTLRGAPVNMKCHESLLYVAAGSSVTAVDLRTMQKVMTAAVHQPKLYSFDIVPSKSLLCTGGDGRAMLWDIRRNQEAWNPDPVAELDGHCGQVTLLHMDPYKVVTGGPHDEYVNVWESDTGVHVNSLFCCNDEKEVPKFGCDTMAVDGLRIVTATICDDATILRYRDFTYATNPVAKPENDPPSKFWFSLSGDYSDDNNS